A genome region from Triticum aestivum cultivar Chinese Spring chromosome 2B, IWGSC CS RefSeq v2.1, whole genome shotgun sequence includes the following:
- the LOC123045165 gene encoding putative pentatricopeptide repeat-containing protein At1g74580 → MPGEAAALTAPAYGALIHRLASTGRVDAVHAALASARSALAPASLHPLYVASIRAFARAGRLQAAVDAFERMDLFACPPQAPAYNAIMDALVHSHHHHQAHKVYVRMLAAGLVPDLHTHTIRLRSFCLTARPHVALRLLRTLPDRGCHARPVAYCTVVSGLYAHGHPHDARRLFDEMLLGPVFPDTATFNKVLHDLCKKGDISEAAALLAKVLKRGMSVNRFTYNIWIRGLCECERLAQAVALVKEMDDYITPDVVTYNTLIRGLCKGYRAQEAAHYLRRMMNRGCMPDDFTYNTIIDGYCKMGMMQEATELLKDAVFKGFVPDRVTYCSLINGLCAEGDIERALELFNEAQAKELKPDLVVYNSLIKGLCRQGLILQALQVMNEMSEDGCHPDIWTYNIVINGLCKMGNILDATVVMNDAILKGYLPDVFTFNTLIDGYCKRLKLDSALQLVERMWTYGITPDAITYNSVLNGLCKSGKANEVNETFKEMTLKGCRPNTITYNILIENFCKSNKLEEASGVIVRMSQEGLAPDAVSFNTLIHGFCRNGEIEGAYVLFQKLEEKGYSTTADTFNILISAYCSQLNMQMAESIFEKMVQKGYRPDSYTYRVLIDGSCKTANVDRAYEHLVEMINGGFIPSMATFGRVINTLAVNRQITEAVGVIRVMVRIGVVPEVVDTILSADKKKIAAPKILVEDLMKKGHISYPTYEVLHEGVRDNKLNRKQEQNKYI, encoded by the coding sequence ATGCCAGGCGAAGCCGCCGCTTTGACGGCCCCGGCGTACGGCGCTCTGATCCACCGCCTCGCCTCCACCGGCCGCGTCGATGCCGTCCACGCCGCCCTCGCCTCCGCGCGCTCGGCCCTCGCCCCCGCCTCCCTCCACCCGCTCTACGTCGCCTCCATACGCGCCTTCGCCCGGGCCGGCCGCCTCCAGGCCGCCGTCGACGCCTTCGAGCGCATGGACCTCTTCGCCTGCCCGCCCCAAGCCCCCGCCTATAACGCCATCATGGACGCCCTCGTCCactcccaccaccaccaccaggcccACAAGGTCTACGTCAGGATGCTCGCCGCCGGCCTTGTCCCCGACCTTCACACCCACACCATCCGCCTCCGCTCCTTCTGCCTCACCGCCCGCCCGCATGTTGCCCTCAGACTCCTGCGCACTCTGCCAGACCGTGGATGCCATGCCAGACCCGTCGCGTACTGCACCGTCGTGTCTGGACTCTATGCGCACGGCCACCCCCACGACGCACGTCGCCTGTTCGATGAAATGCTCCTGGGACCGGTGTTCCCTGATACTGCCACTTTTAACAAGGTCCTGCATGATCTTTGCAAGAAAGGGGATATCTCTGAGGCTGCCGCGCTTCTTGCCAAGGTTCTCAAGCGGGGGATGTCTGTGAACAGGTTCACCTACAATATTTGGATCAGGGGGCTCTGCGAGTGTGAGAGGTTGGCCCAAGCCGTTGCACTTGTAAAAGAGATGGACGACTACATCACACCAGACGTTGTGACCTACAACACGCTCATCCGTGGCCTTTGCAAGGGCTACAGAGCCCAGGAGGCTGCACACTACCTTCGTAGGATGATGAACCGGGGCTGCATGCCAGATGATTTCACCTATAACACCATTATTGATGGGTACTGCAAGATGGGAATGATGCAAGAAGCTACTGAGCTCCTTAAGGATGCTGTCTTTAAAGGTTTTGTACCGGACCGGGTCACATATTGCTCCTTGATCAATGGCCTATGTGCCGAGGGTGATATCGAGAGGGCGCTGGAGCTGTTTAATGAGGCTCAAGCAAAAGAGCTGAAACCTGATCTGGTAGTGTACAATTCTCTTATCAAGGGACTCTGCCGCCAGGGGCTGATCTTGCAGGCCTTGCAGGTCATGAATGAGATGTCTGAGGACGGCTGTCATCCTGACATTTGGACATACAACATTGTTATCAATGGGCTGTGCAAAATGGGGAATATTTTGGATGCCACAGTTGTGATGAACGATGCCATTTTGAAAGGATACCTTCCTGATGTGTTCACCTTCAACACATTGATTGATGGGTACTGCAAGAGGTTGAAGCTGGACagtgctcttcagcttgttgaaagGATGTGGACATATGGCATCACCCCTGATGCTATCACATACAATTCGGTCCTTAATGGTCTCTGCAAGTCTGGGAAGGCCAATGAAGTTAACGAAACATTCAAAGAGATGACACTTAAAGGATGTCGACCAAACACTATTACCTACAACATATTGATAGAGAATTTCTGCAAGTCCAATAAATTGGAAGAGGCCTCTGGGGTGATAGTGAGGATGAGTCAAGAAGGACTAGCTCCTGATGCAGTTAGCTTCAACACGCTTATTCATGGATTTTGTAGGAATGGTGAGATTGAGGGAGCGTACGTACTTTTTCAAAAATTGGAGGAAAAGGGGTACTCCACAACAGCTGATACATTTAATATCCTAATTAGCGCATATTGCAGTCAACTGAACATGCAAATGGCTGAAAGTATTTTTGAGAAGATGGTCCAGAAGGGATATAGACCTGATTCGTATACTTATCGCGTCCTAATTGATGGATCATGCAAGACTGCAAATGTTGACCGCGCATACGAGCATCTCGTGGAAATGATAAATGGGGGTTTCATTCCATCAATGGCTACTTTTGGCCGTGTAATAAATACACTCGCAGTGAACCGTCAGATTACGGAAGCTGTGGGCGTTATTCGTGTCATGGTTAGAATTGGAGTTGTTCCCGAGGTTGTAGATACCATCTTGAGTGCTGATAAGAAGAAGATAGCTGCACCAAAGATACTTGTTGAGGACTTGATGAAGAAGGGTCACATTAGTTACCCTACTTATGAAGTACTGCATGAAGGAGTGAGAGATAACAAACTAAATAGAAAACAGGAACAGAATAAATATATTTAG